The Paenibacillus uliginis N3/975 genome has a window encoding:
- a CDS encoding response regulator transcription factor, protein MYRIMLIEDDEKIRRIVADTLKKWQYDVVEVTQFDQVLTEFEQTDPHLVLLDINLPVFDGYYWCQQIRSVSKVPIMFLSSRNQNMDIIMAINMGGDDFIQKPFDLDILVTKISALIRRKYTYQEDENIRFIHQGLKLNVTNSSIEHKGQSTELSRNEFILLQLMMRNIGKIISREDLMQALWNEEQFVDDNTLTVNVNRLRRKIAALGLEEFIVTRKGMGYLIE, encoded by the coding sequence ATGTATAGAATAATGTTAATTGAAGACGATGAAAAAATTAGACGGATTGTCGCAGATACATTGAAAAAGTGGCAGTATGATGTGGTGGAAGTGACCCAATTTGATCAGGTGCTAACGGAATTTGAGCAGACAGATCCACACCTCGTTCTATTAGATATCAATCTTCCGGTTTTTGATGGATACTACTGGTGCCAACAAATACGCTCGGTTTCCAAGGTACCGATTATGTTCCTTTCATCCAGAAATCAGAATATGGATATCATTATGGCGATTAATATGGGTGGGGATGATTTTATCCAGAAGCCATTTGATTTAGATATCCTTGTCACAAAAATCAGTGCCCTCATCCGCCGGAAATATACCTACCAGGAAGATGAGAATATCAGATTCATCCATCAGGGCTTGAAATTAAATGTAACCAATTCATCAATTGAACATAAAGGGCAAAGCACGGAGTTAAGCCGGAATGAATTCATCCTTTTACAATTGATGATGCGGAACATCGGGAAAATTATTTCGCGCGAGGACTTAATGCAGGCACTATGGAATGAAGAACAGTTCGTCGATGATAACACACTGACCGTGAACGTGAACCGGCTGCGCAGGAAAATCGCTGCGCTTGGACTGGAGGAGTTCATTGTCACCCGAAAAGGAATGGGGTATTTGATCGAATGA
- a CDS encoding RNA polymerase sigma factor, whose amino-acid sequence MQSPIPGEVEGRNAIEAVIEQIKAGDKQAYREIIIQSERQMYTYCYYILKNHAETQDAVREIFIRAYENIHQYSRQVSFSVWLYKIAYHHLIHMKKKQSRQLKLSEHNKEKQPVLHIFQHESVVYELLTYLTTEERHILLLKSAAHVTFDEISEIMDLNSVTVRIKYERLRRRLMELVSQTGEVTHGTFAEAN is encoded by the coding sequence TTGCAGTCACCCATCCCCGGGGAAGTGGAAGGAAGAAATGCAATTGAAGCGGTTATAGAACAGATCAAAGCAGGAGACAAACAGGCATACAGAGAGATCATTATCCAGTCTGAACGGCAAATGTATACTTACTGCTACTATATTCTGAAAAATCATGCGGAGACACAAGATGCTGTACGGGAAATCTTTATTCGCGCCTATGAAAACATTCATCAGTATAGTAGACAAGTTTCCTTCTCTGTATGGCTGTATAAAATTGCCTACCATCATTTGATCCATATGAAGAAAAAACAGAGCCGCCAGCTCAAGTTGTCTGAACATAACAAAGAGAAGCAGCCTGTGCTGCATATCTTCCAACACGAGTCCGTAGTTTATGAGCTTTTGACTTATCTTACAACGGAAGAGCGTCATATTTTACTCCTTAAGTCGGCGGCGCATGTCACCTTTGATGAAATAAGCGAGATCATGGATCTCAATTCCGTCACTGTACGGATAAAGTATGAACGATTGCGCCGAAGGCTGATGGAACTTGTTAGCCAAACAGGAGAGGTAACACATGGGACATTTGCCGAGGCAAACTGA
- a CDS encoding RNA polymerase sigma factor, translating into MQPTIPGAIDEKRNAIEEAVEQVKAGDKQAFREIIIQFERQMYTYCYYILKNHAETEDAVQEIFIRAYENIHQYSRQVSFSAWLYKMAYHHLINMKKKQSRWLKLVEHYKEQQPVLQISEHETVVSELLTYLTAEERHILLLKAVEQYTFDEISQIMGIKSATLRKRYERLRRKLMDRTSQKGEVIHGKFAETNGIR; encoded by the coding sequence TTGCAGCCAACCATCCCCGGGGCAATAGATGAAAAAAGAAATGCAATTGAAGAAGCTGTAGAACAGGTCAAAGCAGGAGACAAACAGGCATTCAGAGAGATTATTATCCAATTTGAACGGCAAATGTATACTTACTGCTACTATATTCTGAAAAATCATGCGGAGACAGAAGATGCTGTACAGGAAATCTTTATCCGTGCTTACGAAAATATTCATCAGTATAGCAGACAAGTATCCTTCTCTGCCTGGCTATATAAGATGGCCTATCATCATTTGATTAATATGAAGAAAAAGCAGAGCCGTTGGCTCAAGTTGGTCGAACATTATAAAGAGCAGCAGCCTGTGCTGCAAATTTCTGAACATGAGACAGTTGTTAGTGAACTCTTGACTTATCTTACAGCGGAAGAGCGTCATATTTTACTTCTAAAGGCGGTAGAACAATATACCTTTGATGAAATAAGTCAAATCATGGGTATCAAGTCCGCTACATTACGGAAGAGATATGAACGATTGCGTCGAAAACTGATGGATCGCACAAGCCAGAAAGGAGAGGTGATACATGGGAAATTTGCAGAAACAAACGGAATTCGCTGA
- a CDS encoding DUF4179 domain-containing protein has product MGHLPRQTDFVDMGAIEQMRSKSSLPKNSNSMSYQIMNKIGESPMTRTTSKRKPNLIKRTIMVASATAVLGAAVIGTGFISPAMADSLKKVPMFGTLYEGTSEKSVQAAIQQGIVSEPNLSVTHDGITLSVADLLYDGDRLSFILDREGVDLPNTASPYIDEDSKIIGNPDSEYIKSRMVPEKDQKKGYIKTPTILANGQKVDFSEGSFGDYPMKDNAYSVELSKGLKLPDKFELTIQANVTGVKEAFEFKIPVSIDNKALVLKPKDATKSDGQFSYTVKEMKVSPVSTRLVLDSKGKVPTSPEQKGDYSASMVYYEIVDDQGNVLNPSRFEYFNSKPKTEYHIDQLFSPFNETPKTITIKPFTLTVNQKDWSVVGQGKNSVGDKTYLKDLELTIPVK; this is encoded by the coding sequence ATGGGACATTTGCCGAGGCAAACTGATTTCGTTGACATGGGTGCCATTGAACAAATGAGAAGTAAATCGTCATTACCTAAGAACAGTAATAGTATGAGTTACCAAATTATGAATAAGATTGGGGAGAGTCCAATGACAAGAACGACATCCAAAAGAAAGCCTAATTTAATTAAAAGAACCATCATGGTGGCATCCGCCACAGCAGTTCTCGGTGCAGCAGTGATTGGCACAGGATTTATATCGCCAGCAATGGCGGATAGCTTGAAGAAAGTTCCAATGTTTGGCACGCTCTATGAGGGAACTAGTGAAAAATCTGTACAAGCTGCCATTCAACAAGGAATCGTATCTGAGCCTAACTTGAGTGTAACTCATGATGGAATCACGCTGTCGGTAGCTGATTTACTGTATGACGGAGACCGTTTATCCTTCATTTTGGATCGTGAAGGGGTAGATTTGCCGAATACGGCTTCTCCATATATTGATGAAGATTCCAAGATCATTGGAAATCCTGATAGCGAATATATCAAATCCAGGATGGTTCCTGAAAAGGATCAGAAGAAAGGATATATTAAGACGCCAACCATTCTTGCGAATGGACAAAAAGTGGATTTCAGCGAAGGTAGTTTTGGGGATTATCCAATGAAGGATAATGCTTATAGCGTAGAATTGTCAAAGGGCCTGAAATTGCCCGACAAGTTCGAGCTAACGATCCAGGCGAATGTCACGGGTGTAAAAGAAGCTTTTGAGTTCAAAATTCCAGTGAGTATAGATAATAAGGCGCTCGTTCTAAAGCCAAAAGATGCTACCAAATCTGACGGGCAATTCAGTTATACCGTTAAAGAAATGAAGGTTTCACCAGTTTCTACACGCCTCGTACTGGATAGTAAGGGCAAAGTTCCTACATCTCCAGAGCAAAAGGGCGATTACAGCGCCAGCATGGTATATTATGAGATTGTGGATGACCAAGGAAATGTCCTGAATCCAAGTCGATTTGAGTATTTCAACAGCAAACCAAAAACAGAATATCACATTGATCAACTGTTCAGTCCGTTTAATGAAACGCCTAAAACCATTACGATCAAGCCGTTTACCTTGACTGTAAACCAGAAGGATTGGAGTGTAGTTGGTCAAGGAAAGAACAGCGTTGGTGATAAGACATATCTGAAAGATCTGGAGCTGACCATTCCAGTTAAATAA
- a CDS encoding DUF2785 domain-containing protein, whose translation MNKSRAEFMLDLQRIENESYQLREGEQLQDYVTLMLEYIGDPDPELRDNLIYPTFYEWINEENRFTEEQLRNLLTVLTDMQHLFYHIGNEGDQTVFTRTFSVLPIALIVGRHRQKPFLNFNDFQNLKHSLLRYYKEEKDLRGYLPEGGWAHSAAHGADALVELVQCPECDSELLLDVLAAIQGMLHNGIHIFSDEEDERISSIVDIMIDKDLLPQQEITDWINDLAQCSVWPRSRIQVIARVNSKNFLRSLYFRRGQGSRGNSLNATILNAEAKLNRFSISTN comes from the coding sequence ATGAACAAGTCAAGGGCAGAATTTATGCTGGACCTGCAAAGAATCGAGAATGAAAGCTACCAGCTTCGTGAAGGCGAGCAGTTGCAGGATTATGTAACTCTGATGCTGGAATATATCGGCGACCCTGATCCGGAATTGCGGGACAATCTTATCTATCCGACATTCTATGAATGGATTAATGAAGAGAACAGGTTTACGGAAGAGCAATTGCGTAACCTCCTGACTGTCCTGACCGACATGCAGCATTTGTTCTATCATATTGGCAACGAGGGTGATCAGACTGTATTTACAAGAACATTCTCAGTCCTCCCCATAGCTTTAATTGTAGGGCGTCACAGGCAGAAGCCTTTTCTAAACTTTAACGATTTTCAAAACCTAAAGCATTCATTGCTTCGCTATTATAAGGAGGAAAAGGATCTGCGAGGCTATCTACCCGAAGGAGGATGGGCTCACAGCGCGGCCCATGGTGCGGACGCTTTGGTGGAACTGGTACAGTGCCCCGAGTGCGATTCAGAGTTACTTCTTGATGTTCTTGCCGCTATCCAAGGGATGTTACATAATGGTATACATATTTTTAGTGACGAGGAAGATGAGCGGATCTCGAGTATCGTGGATATTATGATCGACAAAGACCTGCTTCCTCAGCAGGAGATTACTGACTGGATAAACGACTTGGCACAATGTAGTGTGTGGCCTAGAAGCCGTATTCAGGTGATCGCCCGGGTGAACAGCAAGAACTTTCTGCGAAGCCTCTATTTCAGGAGAGGACAGGGTAGCCGGGGGAATAGTCTTAACGCTACCATACTTAACGCCGAAGCTAAATTGAACAGATTTTCGATAAGTACGAATTAA
- a CDS encoding alanyl-tRNA editing protein, translated as MTKKLYYDSAYLAQWETSILETVEKDDGYYVILEETAFYPHGGGQPCDIGYIQGIPVLDVFSEGEQILHKIERFPEESTVSCSIDWNRRFDHMQHHSGQHLLSAVCLNLCQARTLSFHLGTDYCTVDVETSELSTSQLESIEREVNRQIYRNHSIISYFVTGEEANQLDLVKQPKVTENIRIVEIKEVEYNACGGTHVSSTGEIGIIKLLKAEKQKGNIRIYFICGYRALEEFNDSQRILGALSAKFNTGKDEILDRFEKWEKEQKQLQVELTILKEKNDEYVAQELLSSHGGTLIAHIFEDKTLKDLQSLAAKITSQSDVPVLLATAAENKVVLSQNSNSGRSCGAFFKAHLGSYNGKGGGSNILAQAGFPTWENADAFYEFTAHALKNQIID; from the coding sequence ATGACTAAAAAGCTATATTACGATTCTGCTTATCTGGCCCAATGGGAAACAAGCATTTTAGAAACGGTAGAGAAAGATGACGGCTATTATGTAATTCTGGAAGAGACGGCTTTTTATCCGCATGGGGGTGGACAACCTTGTGATATAGGGTATATCCAGGGAATTCCTGTGCTAGATGTCTTCAGTGAAGGGGAGCAGATATTACATAAGATTGAACGTTTTCCCGAAGAAAGCACAGTAAGCTGCTCCATTGATTGGAATCGAAGATTTGATCATATGCAGCATCATAGCGGACAGCATTTGCTCTCGGCGGTTTGCCTGAACTTGTGCCAAGCAAGGACCTTAAGTTTTCATTTGGGAACCGATTATTGCACGGTTGACGTAGAAACATCTGAGCTGAGCACAAGTCAACTTGAATCCATTGAGCGTGAAGTCAACCGGCAAATCTATCGGAACCATAGCATTATAAGTTATTTCGTTACCGGGGAAGAGGCCAATCAACTGGATCTTGTAAAACAGCCAAAGGTGACGGAGAATATTCGGATTGTAGAAATCAAGGAAGTAGAGTACAACGCTTGCGGAGGAACACATGTCTCTTCAACAGGCGAAATTGGAATAATTAAGCTGCTTAAGGCAGAGAAACAAAAGGGAAACATTCGGATTTATTTTATATGCGGATACCGAGCCTTAGAGGAGTTTAACGATAGCCAGCGGATATTGGGTGCCTTGTCTGCTAAGTTCAATACCGGCAAAGATGAAATCTTAGACCGGTTTGAGAAATGGGAGAAGGAGCAAAAACAGCTCCAAGTCGAACTAACCATTCTTAAAGAAAAAAATGACGAATATGTTGCACAAGAATTGTTATCTAGCCATGGAGGCACTCTGATCGCACATATATTTGAAGACAAAACGCTTAAAGATCTACAAAGCTTGGCGGCCAAAATCACCTCGCAAAGTGATGTACCAGTACTATTGGCTACTGCTGCTGAGAATAAAGTTGTTCTATCTCAGAATAGCAATTCTGGGCGTTCCTGTGGTGCATTCTTCAAAGCACATCTTGGGAGTTACAATGGAAAAGGCGGGGGCAGCAATATTCTGGCACAAGCAGGCTTCCCAACTTGGGAAAATGCTGATGCTTTTTATGAATTCACAGCGCATGCTCTCAAAAACCAAATTATCGATTAA
- a CDS encoding GNAT family N-acetyltransferase yields the protein MELRQLRQNEFEASVKLSEYAFQYTLTSDEKESRKKHFKPEQFWGIFDGEELQAKLTLLPFQIYLQGRVVDMGGIAGVATWPENRRKGHVSTLLKHALQEMKSKGQTISFLHPFSIPFYRKFGWELYTEYKKYTIPVQKFPLKVEVPGRIVRDVMDISILDSMYQSFVSRYNGTLVRDEAWWKQSVLEDDGHSAVYFSADGEPQGYVLYELNDKSIECDEFIYLNEEARSALWTFFANHDSRIEQVKMMMVPGDDQLPYMLPDPRVTQEIVPYFMARIVDLKSFLEQYSFEANREAELMISVKDSVAPWNNGLWKVSVNEEGRADIIQLPSHDEAQTDLSTDIQTLSALFMGYKRPRELHQMNRLNGNPLKVAQLESMIPVGQTFLMDHF from the coding sequence ATGGAACTTAGGCAGCTAAGGCAGAATGAATTTGAAGCAAGCGTGAAATTATCTGAATATGCCTTTCAATATACACTGACTTCAGATGAAAAAGAGTCCAGAAAAAAACATTTCAAGCCCGAACAATTCTGGGGGATCTTTGATGGAGAAGAGCTGCAAGCGAAACTGACATTACTCCCTTTTCAAATCTATCTGCAAGGAAGGGTTGTAGATATGGGCGGTATTGCAGGGGTAGCTACTTGGCCGGAAAATCGTAGAAAGGGTCATGTATCCACTCTCCTGAAGCATGCACTACAAGAGATGAAGAGCAAGGGACAGACTATTTCCTTTTTACATCCTTTTTCAATTCCGTTTTACCGTAAGTTCGGTTGGGAGCTTTACACCGAGTATAAAAAATATACGATTCCCGTACAAAAATTCCCGCTGAAAGTGGAGGTGCCAGGCCGTATTGTCAGAGACGTAATGGACATTTCCATTCTCGATTCGATGTATCAATCATTTGTAAGTCGATATAACGGAACCCTTGTGCGCGATGAAGCTTGGTGGAAACAGTCTGTGCTTGAGGATGATGGACATAGTGCTGTTTATTTTTCAGCAGATGGTGAACCGCAAGGTTATGTTTTATATGAGTTAAACGATAAATCGATCGAGTGTGATGAATTCATTTATTTGAATGAAGAAGCACGAAGTGCGCTATGGACCTTTTTCGCAAACCATGATTCTCGTATTGAACAAGTGAAGATGATGATGGTGCCAGGTGATGATCAGCTGCCATACATGCTGCCCGATCCTCGTGTAACGCAGGAAATAGTCCCTTATTTCATGGCACGTATTGTAGATTTGAAATCCTTTTTAGAACAATACTCATTCGAGGCGAATAGAGAGGCTGAACTAATGATTTCAGTGAAGGATTCAGTCGCTCCTTGGAATAATGGCTTGTGGAAGGTGTCAGTTAACGAGGAGGGAAGGGCAGATATCATTCAACTGCCTTCACATGATGAAGCTCAAACTGATCTGTCTACAGATATTCAGACCCTTTCAGCACTCTTTATGGGTTATAAGCGCCCTCGAGAGTTACACCAGATGAATCGTCTAAACGGTAATCCATTGAAAGTAGCGCAGCTCGAGTCCATGATCCCTGTGGGGCAAACTTTCCTTATGGATCATTTCTAA
- a CDS encoding DUF4179 domain-containing protein, giving the protein MGNLQKQTEFAELDAIEQMIRESSLPKNSMSYQIMNKLEDSPLSRTSSRRKPNLIKRTVLVASAAAVLGAGVIGTGFVSPVMADALKKIPMFGTLFEGTSEKSVQAAIQQGIVSEPNQSVTYDGITLTVANLLYDGTRLSFILDREGVDLPNTSSPYIDEDSKIIGNPDNEYIKSRKIPEKDQKKGYIKMPTILANGQKVDFSEGSFGDYPKKGNAYIVELTKDLKLPDQFELTIQANVTGVNRTFEFKIPVNIDNKALVLKPEASKSDGQFSYTVKQLDLSPVSTRLVLDSKGQVPNSPEQKGDYSASMVYYEIVDDQGNVLNPSRFEYFNSKPKTEYHIDQLFSPFNETPKTITIKPFTLTVNTKDWSVVGQGKNSLGDKTYLKDLELTIPVKQ; this is encoded by the coding sequence ATGGGAAATTTGCAGAAACAAACGGAATTCGCTGAATTGGATGCCATTGAACAAATGATTCGTGAATCATCATTACCAAAAAACAGTATGAGTTATCAAATTATGAACAAGCTTGAGGATAGTCCATTGTCAAGAACATCTTCTAGACGAAAGCCTAATTTAATTAAAAGAACCGTGTTGGTGGCATCTGCCGCAGCAGTACTCGGTGCAGGTGTGATTGGCACAGGATTTGTATCGCCGGTAATGGCGGATGCTTTGAAGAAGATTCCAATGTTTGGAACACTCTTTGAAGGAACCAGTGAAAAATCTGTGCAAGCTGCCATTCAACAAGGAATCGTATCTGAACCTAATCAGAGTGTTACTTATGATGGAATCACGTTGACGGTAGCTAATTTGCTATATGATGGAACCCGCTTGTCCTTCATTTTGGATCGTGAAGGGGTAGATTTGCCGAATACGTCTTCTCCATATATTGATGAAGATTCCAAGATCATTGGAAATCCTGATAACGAGTATATCAAATCCAGAAAGATTCCTGAAAAAGATCAGAAGAAAGGATATATTAAGATGCCAACCATTCTTGCGAATGGACAAAAAGTGGATTTCAGCGAAGGTAGTTTTGGGGATTATCCAAAGAAGGGAAATGCTTATATCGTTGAATTGACCAAGGATCTGAAATTGCCTGACCAATTCGAGCTAACGATACAGGCGAATGTCACAGGGGTAAACAGAACCTTTGAGTTCAAAATTCCAGTAAATATAGATAATAAAGCGCTCGTTCTGAAGCCGGAGGCCTCCAAATCTGACGGACAATTCAGTTATACCGTCAAGCAGCTGGACCTTTCACCAGTATCTACACGTCTCGTTCTGGATAGTAAGGGTCAGGTTCCAAACTCTCCAGAGCAAAAGGGCGATTACAGCGCCAGCATGGTATATTATGAGATTGTGGATGACCAAGGAAATGTCCTGAATCCAAGTCGATTTGAGTATTTCAACAGCAAACCAAAAACAGAATATCACATTGATCAACTGTTCAGTCCGTTTAATGAAACACCTAAAACCATTACGATCAAGCCGTTTACCCTTACTGTGAACACCAAGGATTGGAGTGTTGTCGGCCAAGGGAAGAACAGTCTAGGTGATAAAACATATCTGAAGGATCTGGAATTGACCATTCCAGTTAAACAATAA
- a CDS encoding DUF5643 domain-containing protein codes for MISTKSKYIRNKIALTALIVALGMTVIGSGFPTYVSADTSKQAAAASYTTAAMKGIKHSGVTFSLPKVMYDGNRLDITVRQEGGTMDPLNFPVLSVDGKEMKFSTSITTSEGSNTALISYSINGKQQLSDNFNMTLKLYAKNVTEPFIFNVPVKKLDSLVTLQPGTTKKSGDFSYTVDYFEMTPLMMKLKVNSQGKVPAVAKSKGLSSKMFYDIVDEKGNIKEVTVSDIDVKSKPGSNSKEDLSYASSFKAVPKTITIKPFTYTIDTKGEIMKDSSGRKWAKTYYKNLEMKITMR; via the coding sequence TTGATCTCTACTAAATCAAAGTACATTAGAAATAAAATCGCTTTAACTGCATTGATAGTAGCATTGGGAATGACTGTCATAGGCAGTGGATTTCCTACTTACGTTAGTGCCGACACTTCCAAACAGGCGGCTGCTGCCAGTTACACCACCGCAGCGATGAAGGGGATTAAACATAGCGGCGTGACGTTTAGCTTACCCAAAGTGATGTATGACGGAAATCGTCTAGACATTACTGTTCGACAAGAGGGGGGGACGATGGATCCGTTGAATTTCCCAGTATTGTCTGTTGACGGGAAAGAGATGAAGTTTTCTACCAGTATAACTACTAGTGAGGGAAGCAACACAGCTTTGATCTCCTACTCCATAAATGGAAAACAGCAGCTCTCGGATAATTTCAATATGACTTTGAAGTTGTACGCCAAAAACGTTACGGAGCCGTTTATCTTTAACGTCCCGGTGAAAAAGCTTGATAGTCTGGTAACATTGCAGCCGGGTACCACTAAAAAAAGTGGGGATTTTAGCTATACCGTGGACTATTTCGAGATGACACCGTTAATGATGAAGCTTAAGGTGAACAGCCAAGGCAAAGTTCCGGCAGTAGCCAAATCGAAGGGGCTCTCGAGCAAGATGTTTTATGACATTGTAGATGAAAAAGGAAATATAAAAGAGGTAACCGTTAGCGATATCGACGTAAAGTCAAAGCCTGGATCAAACAGTAAAGAAGACCTGAGCTATGCTTCCTCGTTCAAAGCAGTGCCGAAAACAATCACGATTAAGCCGTTTACATATACCATAGACACTAAAGGTGAAATTATGAAAGACAGTAGTGGCAGAAAGTGGGCCAAGACGTATTACAAGAACCTGGAAATGAAGATTACAATGAGGTAA
- a CDS encoding NADPH-dependent FMN reductase, with product MSKLNIGIILGSTRQGRLSPQVGEWVKSVADQRGDANYEIVDIADFKLPLLGEADATEQATAWNTKLSSLDGFVFIVQEYNHSITASLKNALDYAREGWNNKAAGIVSYGSVGGARAAEHLRGILGELSVADVRVHPALSIFTDFDNAFAPEAVFKPADLHLVNVNGMLDQVLAWSGALKTLR from the coding sequence ATGTCAAAATTAAATATCGGGATCATTTTGGGAAGCACGCGTCAAGGTCGTTTAAGTCCACAAGTTGGAGAATGGGTAAAAAGTGTCGCGGATCAACGTGGGGATGCTAATTATGAAATCGTAGATATCGCAGATTTCAAACTTCCACTTTTGGGAGAAGCCGATGCTACAGAACAAGCAACTGCCTGGAATACCAAACTTTCAAGTCTGGATGGCTTTGTGTTTATCGTACAAGAGTATAACCACAGTATTACAGCATCATTAAAAAATGCTCTGGATTATGCTCGTGAAGGATGGAACAATAAAGCTGCAGGTATTGTAAGCTATGGTTCAGTAGGTGGTGCACGGGCCGCAGAGCATTTGCGTGGAATTTTAGGAGAATTGTCCGTAGCCGATGTTCGTGTACATCCAGCCCTCTCCATATTCACTGATTTTGATAATGCATTTGCACCTGAAGCTGTTTTCAAGCCGGCTGATCTGCATCTCGTAAATGTTAATGGTATGCTTGACCAAGTACTCGCTTGGAGCGGTGCACTGAAAACTTTGCGCTAA